Within Methyloversatilis discipulorum, the genomic segment ACCTGGCGCTCGCGCTTGGGCAGCACGATGAGCGCCCAGATCACCATCAGCCAGGCCAGTTCATCGCGCGTCAGACCGACGTTGGACGCCGCGTACTCGCGGCCCTGGCCGAACACCGGTTCGCGCATGTCCTCGGACAAACCGACCGCGATGTGCGCGGCATAGGGGTTGTCGAGCAATTGCAGGCCGACCGTGGCCAGCCGGTTGTCCAGCGCGTGGCGGAAGCTGTCGTCGACCAGCGCGCGCCGCGCCAGCACGTCGGAACGCGGGATCGAGCGGTGCGCCAGCAGGCGCGCGGTGAGGGTGCGCAGTTCTGTTTCCATCGTCACTCGCGTCGGGTCAGGGTTGGTTCGTCATCCGCGGCGCGACTTCGCCGACCGTAATGGCAGCGACATTCTCGTCGTCGACCGGCTGGATGTCTTCGCTGAAGCGCACGTCCACCGGCATGCGCAGGAAGTCGGCGATCGGGCCCTCGCCGGCTTCGCGCATGCCGTCGGCGTCGCTGTCGCGCAGCAGCGCCAGCAGCGACATGCGATAGGAGGCCTGGGCGAAGCTGCCGCCGGGTACCACGTCGGCAAGCCGCGACGGCGCGCCCAGCCGTTCGATGCGCTGGCCGAACAGTTCGAGCAGGCGCAGGTCTTCCATCTGCGGCGCCGGTGCGACCGGTGCTTCGTCCGGCGCCGGCAGCGCCGACGCGCCGGCTTCCGGCACCGGTTCGTTGGCGGCGGCCGGCTCGGCGCGGTCCAGCAGTTCGTGGCCGCCGGCCAGCAGCGTGAGGTCGGGGCAGGGCGTCAGCGCGTCGGCGCACAGGCCGGCCAGCGCCGCGGCGTCCAGCCCGCGCAGCCAGCTCGCCACATCGGACGACGAGATGCCGGAGCCGCCCAGCGTCACCCGCTGCGACTCGATCTTGTTCAGCGCGCGCTGGAAGGAGGCATCGACCCGCGCCAGCCGCGACTGCGCCAGACCGATGCGTTGCGCCAGACTGGCGCGCTCGAACGGGATGTCCTCGTCGGCCAGCAGTTCGCGCAGCAGCAGCGTGCCGCGGTCCAGCCAGCGCGCGTTGGCGGCGAGCCGGCGGCGCGCCGACAGAATGCGGAATTCGGAGCCGGAGGCGATGGCGTCCTCGAAGTGCAGCGTGAGGTCGTTCAGCTTGCCCAGCAACTGCTGCAGCGCTTCGCCGGTATCGCCATCGACCGCCTGCAGACCCGCGAGCTGGGCGGTCAGGAAGCCCAGCTCGACGTCCTCGTCGCCCGACAGTTCGAGCAGCATGGTGAGTGCGGCGCAGGCATTGCGGCCGACGTCGGACAGCAGGTACTGGCCATCGGCGATCAGCAGCAGCGCGTGGTCGCGCAGCCGGCGCAGCACGGTTTCCAGCTTGACCGGGTCGATGAAGGCGAAGCGCGCGCGCAGCGCGTCCGGCGACCAGCGCGGCATGTCGGCGGTGCGGCCGATCTCGCCCAGCACCATCACGCGCATCAGCACTTCGGCTTCGGAGCCGTGGAACAGCGTGGTAAAGGCGGCCAGCATCGGACGCGCGCGCAGCAGGCGGTCGAGTTCGGGCACTTCGTCGGCATCGACGCCGGCGGCGAGGAAGTCGGTGAAGCCGGCAGCGTTGTCGATGCTCACTTGTACAGCTCCAGTGCGGCGATGCGCGCGTCGATGTCGGCCAGCACCGCGTTGTAGGCGGGCGCGCCGACGCCGCCGAAGCGGCGCTGGAACACCGCTTCCGGCATGAATTCGGCGAGGCCGGCGATCGACGGCAGCAGGTCTTCGGTCGCCGGATCGCCAGCGAGCACGCGGACGACAGCGTCATCGCCGGCGGCGATGCGTTCGCCGAGACGGGTGCCGGCGCGGTCGGCCAGCAGGTCGGTGAAGGAGAAGCCGCTGCCGCCGCGCGCGTCGCGCACTTCCTTCGACAGGCCGATGGCGTTCGCCCACTGCGCGCCGGCGTGGGCGGCGATCAGCGCCGAGCCGACGAAGTGCTGCGCCAGATCCTCGCGGCCGTGCAGCGTCAGCACCTGACGCGGAACCGGCGGCCAGTCGGCGGCGGCCGGTATCAGCATGGCCGGCGAGCGGCCATTCACGTGCAGCGCGAGTGCGAGCAGGGCCGAGCGTTGTTCGGCGACGGTGTCGCCGCCGCGCGTCTGCGCCAGTGCGAACAGTCGCTGCAGCACCTGCGGCAGGCTGTCGGCTTCGTGTGCTGCGCCGCCTTCGCGCAGCGCGAGTACGGCCGTGCGCAATTCGGCGTGATAGGCGGCCAGCCGTTCCGCTTCGCCGGCCGGCAGCAGCGCGCGCATGCCCTCGGCGGCCACCTGCCTGCTCAGCGCGTAGTCGATGCGCAGCCCGTCACGCGAGATGCGTGCACCTTGCACGACCTCGGACAGCAGTGCCGGATCGCCGCCATAGCCAAACTGGCGCAGCAGCCAGGGCAGGGCGGCGGCGAAGGCCTTGCGCGCGATCGGGGCCGGCAGCGACAGGCTGCCGATCTGCAGTCCGTCCAGTCGCGGCTCGCCGTCGGCGATGACGACGGGGGCGTCGATATTGAGCCAGAGCGCGCCGGGCAAGGCGGTGGCGGTACGCAGATTCATCTGGCCGTCGACGCTGACCGCCTGCGCCCGCGTGCCCGGCAGCCGCTTCGCCGCGATCTGCAGCAGGGCCTGCACTTCGTCGGTCGCCAGCTCGATGCTGCGGCGCTCGCCGTCGCGCAGCCGGCGCGGGTCCAGTTCGCCCAGCCGCTTGGCGGCGCGCTCGGCCGAACGGGCGGAAATGACCGCCTGCGCGTCGGTGATCGACGGTGCGCTGTCGAGCGCCGCCCACAGTGCGAGCAACAGGGTGGCGACGCTCAGCGCGACGCCGAACATCACGGCGCGCAGCAGGAAACGCACCGTCAGACGCCCTGTTTCAGGCTGGCCTGGATGAAGCCGTCGAGGTCGCCGTCGAGCACCGACTGCGTGTTGCCGACTTCGTGATTGGTGCGCAGGTCCTTGATGCGGCTCTGGTCCAGCACGTAGGAACGGATCTGATGACCCCAGCCGATGTCGCTCTTCGTGTCTTCGAGCGCCTGCTGTGCCGCCTGGCGCTTGCGCAGTTCGGCTTCGTACAGACGCGACTTCAGCATGGCCATCGCCTCGGCGCGGTTCTTGTGCTGCGAACGGTCGTTCTGGCACTGCACGACGATGCCGGTCGGCACGTGCGTGATGCGGATGGCAGAGTCGGTCTTGTTGATGTGCTGACCGCCGGCGCCGGAGGCGCGGAAGGTGTCGACGCGCAGATCGGCCGGGTTGATGTCGACCTCGATCGAATCATCGACTTCCGGGTACACGAACACGCTGGAAAAGCTGGTGTGGCGACGCGCGCCGGAATCGAAGGGGCTCTTGCGCACCAGCCGGTGGATGCCGGTTTCGGTGCGCAGCGTGCCGTAGGCGTATTCGGCGCTGATCTTCAGCGTGGCGCTCTTGATGCCGGCGACTTCGCCTTCGGACTCTTCCAGTACCTCGACGCCGAAACCCTTGCGCTCGCAGTACTTCACGTACATGCGCAGCAGCATCGACGCCCAGTCCTGCGCTTCGGTGCCGCCGGCACCGGCCTGGATTTCGAGGAAGCAGTTGCTCGGGTCCTGCGGGTTGTTGAACATGCGGCGGAATTCGAGCCCGGCGACATCGGCTTCGATCTTTTCCTTGTCCGCCTCGATGGCGACCACGGTATCCTCGTCCGCTTCTTCGCGGGCGAGTTCGAACAGATCACTCGTGTCGGCCAGCCGGGCGTCGATCGATTCCAGCGTGCGCACGACCGCTTCCAGTCCGTGCTTTTCCTTGCCCAGTTCCTGCGCGCGTGCGGTGTCGTTCCAGACCGTCGGGTCTTCGAGTGCGCGTTCTACTTCTTCGAGCCGCGATGCCTTGGCATCGTAGTCAAAGATACCTCCGCAGTTCGCCGGCCCGCGATTGCAGGTCGGTCAGGTGATTGGCGATGGCGTTGAGGCGTTCTGCTTCCATGGTAGGTACCGGCCGAATTGCGTAAAACCCGGCATTGTACCGTTGCCGGTGCCCGGGATGTTTTCCCTTGTCCCGATCGGGCGGCTGCTACACCTTGTGAGGGAGGATTTCCCGTGCCGCGGCCGTGGCCATTCAGTAACCGATTCGCGGAAATCCTGAACCGGATGACGCGTTCCGCTCTCTATACTGAGACGCTGCCGGTTCGGCACACGACAAGAAAACGACGGAGGATTCCCCATGCAGTTCAAATCCGCGATGCGCGGCCTGATTTCGGCCGCACTGTTCTCGATGATGGCCGGCGCGGGCCTGGTGCAGGCGGCCGGCACCGCCTACGTGAGCAATCAGGACGGCGGCATTTCCATCATCGATCTGGCGAAAATGGAAGTCACCGGCGAATACGAGGTGGGCGGCAAGGTGCCGCGCGGCCTGGGCGTCACCGATGACGGCAAGACGCTGGTCGTCGCCGTGCGCGAAACCGGCGACATCGCACTGATCGACACCGCCAGCGGCAAGGTGACCAAGCGGGTCAAGATCGGCAAGAACCCGGAATTCGTGCGGGTGCGCGGCAATATGGCCTTCGTATCCTTCGAACCCACCTCGAAGCTGGGCCCGCCGCCCAAGCCGGGCGCGGAAAAGAAGGATGACGACAAGAAGGAGGGCGGCAAGGAAGGCGCCCATGGTCACGACGACGATGACGACGATGACAGGGAACCGGCCAAGGTCGCGGTGATCGACCTGAAGAAGGGCAAGGTGATCCGCAACATCGTCGGCGGCCCGGAAACCGAAGGCATCGAATTCACCGCCGATGGCAAGCGTCTGGTGGTGACCAACGAGGCCGACAACACGCTCACGTTGCACGATATCAAGACCGGCAAGATGCTGAAGAAGGTCGAGGTCGAGAAGCACGGTGCCCGCCCGCGCGGCATCAAGCTGTCGCCGGATGGCAAGACCTTCATCGCGACGCTGGAATTCGGCAACAACTTCCTCGTGCTCGACGACAAGCTGAACCCGGTCAAGACGGTCGCCACCGGCCAGACGCCGTACGGCGTGGCTTTCGACGCCAAGGGCGAGCGCCTGTTCGTCGCCACCGCCCGCGCCAAGGCGCTCGAAGTGTTCGACGCGAAGACCTTCACCAAGATCAAGGACATTCCGCTGAACGCCGAGCGCTGCTGGCACTTCACCTTCACGCCGGACGAGAAGCAGATCCTCGTGGCCTGCGGCCGTTCGGACGCGGTGGTGATCATTGATGCACAGAAGCTCGAAGTCACCGGCAAGATCGAGGACAAGAAGCTGCCCTGGGGCGTCGTGACCTATCCGCGAGCGATGGGCAGCCTCGACCAGAATTGATCCATCTCATTCGTATCGTTGTCCTGGGCCCGCCGCAAGGCGGGTTCTTTTTTTGCGCTGCATTGTCCCGAAGCTGAAATACGCCGCGCGCAGACTGCCGGTGTCAATCTTCATGTCATGGTGCTTGCGTGGACGAGCGCAGCATGCTTCTGCCGGATCGGCGGCGACTGGCCTGGGCCGAATACGGTGATCCGTTCGGCTATCCGGTCATCCTGTGCCACGGCGTTCCCGGTTCGCGCCGGCAGGTGCCGCCCTTCGATGCGCTCACCAGCGAGCGGCACGCGCGCCTCATCGTGCCCGACCGTGCTGGCTACGGCCTGTCCGACAGCGCGCCCGGCTGGGGCCTGGCGCAATGGCGGCAGGACGTCGGCGCGCTGGTCGATCATCTGAAGCTGGGCGATTTCGCGGTCGGCGGCGTGTCCGGCGGTGCGCCCTTCGCGTGCGCGCTGGTGGCGGAGTTCGGCGAACGGGTGTCGCGACTGGTGCTGGTCAGCGGCGTGGCGCCCGGCTACGGCGCGTCGGCGGATGCATTGAAACTGCATCCTTTCGAAGCGGTGATGGTCCGCCTCGCGGTGCGCGCACCCCGCCTCGCCAGACTGCTGATCGAGCCGCTGGCCGTCGTTGCCGCGCTGTGGCCCAGGACCTACCTGTCGGCCATGTGCCGGCTGGTCAGCGAAGCAGACCGCGCCGAACTGGCGCGCGCGGACATCCACGACATGTTCTTCGATGACCTGCCGAGCGCCGCCCGTCAGGGCGCGGCGGCCATCGTCCGCGATCTGGCGATCGCCGCATCCGACTGGCAGCTCGCATTGCAGGACTACCCCGGTACGGTCGAGATCGTGCAGGGCTGCGACGACCATATCGTGCCGGCCGACTGCGCCAGCCGGCTCGCCTTCCTGTTTCCGCAGGCCAGCGTGCGGCTGCTGGCGGGCGAGGGACACTTCTTCGTATTCAGCCGCTGGAGCGAAATTCTTGCCGCGCTGATGGCCCGGCGCTGGCGCCACGAACAGGCGGTGCAGATGCCGCTGCCGCACACGCCGGTGCCGTCGTCACCCCGCTGAAACATTCGACTGCAAGAATCCGCGCCGGTTGTTGCAAAGTGTTGCAGCAGCCGACGCGTCTGTTGCGGCACCGGACAGGCTTCATTCGAACGACGGCCACAAGGCTGCTTCCATCCCGGTTTCTACATGACAGATCCGCTCGCGCAGGATCAGATCGACGTACAGCTATTGCTGTTTACGATCGAAACCTCGATCCGGGTCGTCAAGCGCTTCCAGTTCTTTCTCTGGGCGCAGGGTTCGCTGCAGACCTTCCTGCCCCACGAAACGCTGCTCTGCGCCTGCGGCGACATCGAGCGCGGTGACTATCGCGCCTCGGTGTTCTCGCGCTCGGTGCTGTCACCGGAGTACGAGTCACGTTTGATCGATCCGGCGTCCGGGCTGATGGCGCGCCTGCTCGACGACTGGCGCGCTGGCGCGCGCGAGCCGCTGGCTTACGGCGGTGGCGTGCGCGGCCGCAGCGGTGCCGCCGCACTGCGCACGCTCGGGTTGCAGCACGCGCTGGCGCATGGTTGTCGCGAGGCGCGCGGCGAACAGTCGACCTTCTTCGCGCTGCTCGGCATGCCCGATGCGCCGACCGATCAGGACGCCCGCCGCATCGAACTGCTGATGCCCAATCTGCACCTGGCGCTGCTGCGCATCACCGAATTCGAGCGGCGCGAGGGCGCCGAGCGCGCGAACGGCCGCTACAACTCGCCGCTCACGCTGAGCGCACGCGAACTGCAGGTGCTCGACTGGGTGCGCGAAGGCAAGACCAATCATGAGATCGGGCAGATCCTCGACATCAGTCCGCTCACCGTGAAAAACCATATCCAGAAGATCCTGCGCAAGCTCGACGTGACCAACCGCGCGCAGGCCGTGGCGCGGCTGGCTGCGCTGCGTGCGCACGAAGCAGGCCGGGATCTGGCGGGAGAATCATGATGAATACCTTGAAGATGGCAGTCTGCGCGCTGCTGGCATGCGCCGGCGTCGCCGGCGCACAGGAGTTGCCTCCGGAGTGGCAGGGCGTGATCGCCGAACCTGCGCGCCCGCGCGCAGCGGTGCCCACTACCGCGATCGAGTACGCCGACATGCGCCGCACTGGCGACGACGCCGGCCCGCGCGATTACCGCAGTGCCGACTACGCGATGCTGTCGGCGGCCCGTCGCGGCGACTGGGCGGCCGTCAATCGTCTGCTCAAGTCCGGTGCCGCCGCCAATGTGCGCGATGTGTGGGGCGACAGCGTGCTGGCGCGCGCCGCCGCCGCCGGCGAGACCGAAACCGTGCGCGCGCTGATCACCGCCGGTGCCCATGTCGACCGCAAGGGCGCCTCGGGTTTCACGCCGCTCGGTGCCGCCGCGCTGGCCGGCCATCACAAGGTGGTCGCGCTGCTGCTGCGCGCCGGTGCCGACGTCGACGCAAAGAGTGCCAACGGCCACGTACCGCTGATCGATGCAGTGATGCTCGACCGTGACGAGGTGGTGGCCGAACTGGTGCGCGCGCGTCCGGACTGGCTGTTCTACGAACGCGAACTGGGCCGTCACGCGCTGTCGCTGGCCGCTTCGCTGGGCCACGTACGCGTGCTTGACCAGTTGCTGGCCGCCGGCTTCGACCCCAATCTGCCGGACCGCGCCGGCTTCAGCGCGCTGTACTGGGCGGTGTTCCGCAAACAGCGTCTGGCGGTGGCCCACCTGCTGGCGTCGGGCGCCGACCCGGGGGCGATGTCGACCGAGATCTACGACTAGACCGTGTAAGCGGCCCTGGCCGCGACAGGGCCGTCGCAGTCCGCGGCTTCGATCCAGGTTGCTGTCGGGGTCAGAAGACCCCTCCCACAGAATCCCGGCCCATGCTCAGGTCGTGGATCGGGCGCACCGTCCCTGTGGGAGCGGCCTTGGCCGCGACAGGGCCGCTGCAGTCAGCAGGCTTCGATACAGGCTGCTGTCGGAGTCAGAAGACCCCTCCCACAGAAACCCGGCCCTGCCTTTGGCAGCGGAGCGGGCGCGTCCCCTGTGGGTGCGGCCTCTGGCCGCGATACGGCTCGACGCAGGACCGCTGCACGCATCGACTTGCGGAGCACAGTGCCCGTCTTTCGCGACACCGGCGCGCCGGAACGGGCACAGGCCGCGCACGCCCGCCGCCCGGCCTTGGCTGGCGGGGGTTCCGGGGCGGGTGGTACCATTGAGCGCTTTTTCCCGCGTCCGCCGCTACCGGTTCCCAAGGTTCGAATACATGGTGTCATCCAATCAGGTGGCTGAACACGTCCGTTCGGTGCACGCCATCATCAGCCGCCCGCAGCGCCCGTCCGGCCATGAACTGGTGGCCCGCTCGTGGCTGCGCTGCTTCCATGAACTGGGCCTCGATCCCGCCGCCGAAGACGCGCCGCCGCCGTTGGCGCCGCAGGCCTGGCGCGAGCGCGGCGACAAGCTGGGCGAGGTGATGGACAGCGCGGTGCCGGAGATGCAGACGCTGCACCGCCAGCTCGACGATCCCAATTCCGCGCTGGTGCTGGCCGATGCCGAAGGCGTCATCGTCAGCATCGTGCGCCACCCAGGTTTCGCCCGCGAAGCGTCGCTGCGCGGTCTGGTCGAAGGTGCGCGCTGGAGCGAGGACATCCAGGGCACCAACGGCATCGGTACCGTGCTGGCCGAGCGCCACTCGCTGGTCATTTCGCGCGAGGAACATTTCTTCGCCCGCCATACCGACATGGTGTGCGCTGCCGCGCCGATCTACGACGGCGTCGGCGAAGTCGCCGCCGTGCTGGCGGTCTGCTCGCTTGCACCCGGCGGCGCCCGCGCGCTGCGGGCGCTGGTCGAGCGCTCGGCCCGGGTGATCGAACACCGCGCCTTCCGTTCGCGCCACGCCACCGACTACATCATCCGCTTCCATGCCCACGCCGGTCGTGTGCTGACCGCGGTCGACGGCATGCTGGCGCTGACGCCGGAAGGCGAGGTGATCGAAGCCAACCACACCGCCTTCGAGCTGCTGTCACCGGAGGGCGAGGCGCTGCTCGGGCGCGAAGTGACCGAGTTCTTCGGCCAGTCGTTGCCTGAACTGCTGTCGCGCACCTTCCGCTCGGGTTTCCATCCGCTGACGCTGTCGATGCCGCAGCACCAGACCTGGCACCTGCTGGCGCAGCAGCCGGCGCGCAACCGCGCCCAGGCCGGCACCCGCGGCACCGACTCGGCATCGGCCGCGCAGGCGCTGGCCGAACTCGACCTCGGCGACCTGCGCATGGCCGGCAACGTGCACAGCGCGATGCGCATTCTCGACCGCGACATTCCGCTGCTCATTTCCGGCGAGACCGGTACCGGCAAGGAAGTGTTCGCGCGCGCCTTCCACGCGTCGAGCCAGCGCGCGCGCGGGCCTTTCGTCGCGATCAACTGCGCCTCGCTGCCGGAAGCGCTGATCGAATCCGAACTGTTCGGCTACAAGCAGGGCGCATTCACCGGCGCCAACCGCGACGGCCGTCGCGGCAAGGTGCTGCAGGCGGATGGCGGCACGCTTTTCCTCGACGAGATCGGCGACATGCCGCTGCAGTTGCAGGCGCGCCTGCTGCGCGTGCTCGAAGAGCGCAAGGTGACGCCGCTGGGCGGCGAGAACGCGGTGCCGGTCGATCTGCAGCTGGTGTGCGCGACGCACCGTGACCTGCGCGCCATGGTGCGCGAGGGCAGCTTCCGCGAAGACCTGTACTACCGCCTGCGCGGCATGGAAGTGACGCTGCCGGCGCTGCGCGACCGCACCGACCGCCGCGCGCTGATCGAGCGCTGTCTGAGCGAGGAAAGCGCCGGCCGGCATCCGCCGATCCGTCTGGGTCAGGCGGCGATGCAGGTGCTGGACCGCTTCCGCTGGCCGGGCAACATCCGCCAGATGCGTTACGTGCTGCGCACGCTGGTCGCCTTGTGCGATGGCCCGGAGATCACGCTGCGCGACATGCCGTCGGAACTGATGGATGCGCCGGAGCCGATGCCCGCCGTCGCACCGGCCGCCCACCCGACCGACACGGCGGGCGAGCCCGTGCATTCGACGCCGAGCAACCTCAATCCGCTGCAGTCGGCCGAGCGCGACGCGCTGCTGTCCGAGCTGCGCCGCCACCGCTGGAACATCGCCGGACTGGCGCGCGAACTCGGCGTCAGCCGCAACACCGTCTACCGCAAGATGAAACGTCTGGACATCGACACCGACACGCAGGCCGGCGATGGCTACTGATCCGCGCCTGAACGACATCCCGGACGAAGCCGAGGTCCTGCCGGATGCGCGCATCGCCTGGGGGCTCACCGGTTCCGGCCACTTCCTGAAGGAGTCGCTGGAGTTCGCCGACACGCTCGACCGCATCGACCTCTTCATGTCGCGTGCCGGCGAGGAAGTGCTGAACATGTACGGCTACCCGCTGGCCGACATGAAGAAGCGCTACCGCATCTTCCGCGACAGCACGGCCAGCGCCGCGCCGGTCGGGCTGTTCTACCAGGGGCAGTACCACACGGTGGTGATCGCCCCGGCCACCTCGAACACCGTGGCCAAGTGCGCACTCGGCATTTCCGACACGCTGGTCACCAACATCTTCGCCCAGGCCGGCAAGCTGCGCATTCCCATCATCGTGTTCGCCTGCGACAACGAGCCGGTGGTGATCACCGAATCGCCGAGCGAATGGGTGACGCTGTACCCGCGCTCGATCGACCTCGAGCACACCGGGCGCCTGGCTGGTTTCGAAGGCGTCACCGTGGTGAAGAGCGTCGAGGAACTGCAGAGCGCGCTCAGGCAGAGACTTGCGGCGGTCGGTCGTTGATCGCGCGATCGACGACCCGCTGAGCGACGAACTCCGGCATGCCTGAACAAGACGTCCGCGCCGAACGCATCCTCTTCCTGACCGGGCATCTGGCGCTGAAGAGCCTGCAGCGCATCCTCGACGACATGCAGCCGTTGCCCTTCGAGGCGCGCGCGCTCGACGTCGGCATCAACGTCGCAGGGCTGATGACGGCCGAGCTGATCCGCCGCCGCGTGCCGGTGCCGGTCGACGCCGACCGCATCATCGTGCCCGGCCGCTGCCGCGGCGACCTCGACGCGCTGTCGCAGCACTACGGCGTGCCGGTGCAGCGCGGGCCGGACGAAGTGAAGGATCTGCCCCAGCACTTCGGCCGCAAGGCGAAGAAGCGCGAACTGACGCAGCACGACGTGCTCATCTTCGCCGAAATCGTCGATGCGCCGCGGGTCGACATCGACACCGTGCTCGCCACCGCGCGCCGCTACCGCCGCGACGGCGCCGACGTGATCGACATCGGCTGCCTGCCGGACACGCCCTTTCCGCACATGGAGGACTGCATCCGCGCCTTGAAGGCCGAGGGCTTCCAGGTGAGCATCGATTCGCTCAACACCGACGATCTGCTGCGCGGCGCCTACGCCGGTGCCGACTACCTGCTGAGCCTGAAGAAGAGCACGCTGTGGGTGGCTGACGAGGTCGATGCCATTCCGGTGCTGATACCGGATACGCCAGGTGACCTCGATTCTCTGCGCGAAGCGGTGGACATCATGACGGCGCGCGGCCTGCCCTTCTACGCCGACCCCATCGTCGAGCCCATACACTTCGGTTTCACCGCGTCCATCGTGCGCTACCACGACCTGCGGCGCAGCCATCCGGACATTCCGGTCATGATGGGCGTGGGCAACCTGACCGAACTGACCGACGCCGATACCAGCGGCATCAACGCGCTGCTGTTCGGCATCATTTCAGAGCTGCGCATCGGTGCCGTGCTGGCCACCGAAGTGAGTCCGCACGCGCGTCGTGCGGTGAAGGAAGCCGACATCGCACGGCGCGTCATGTTCGCCGCGCGCGAGGACAACGCGCTGCCGCGCGACTATTCCGACGATCTGATGACGACGCATCAGCGCCGCCCTTTTCCCGACACACCTCAGGAAATCGCCGAGATCGCCGCCACCGTGCGCGACCCGAACTTCCGCATCCAGGTGAGCGAGCAGGGCATCCACATCTACAACCGCGACGGGCTTCAGGTGCACACCGATCCGTTCGCGCTCTATCCCGGGCTCAATGTTGCGGAGGACGGCGCCCACGCCTTCTACCTCGGCGTCGAGCTGGCGCGCGCGCAGATCGCCTGGCAGCTCGGCCGCCGCTACGCGCAGGACGAAGAACTGCAGTGGGGCGCCGCGGTCGAGAAGAAGGAGCAGGATCTGATGGCGCACTGCGCGCCCGGCACCACGCTGCAGCGCAAGACCAAGCGCAAGGCGGCGGACGCGCCGCCGCCGGCCGACGACACACAGGACCAAGCATGATCTGGGAAACCATACTGACCACCGTGGACGTGCAGGGCCGCACCCACATCACGCCGCTGGGCGTGCGCGAGGAACGCGGGCTGACCGTGCTCGCGCCCTTCCGCCCTTCGGGCACGCTGGACAATGTGCTGGCCACCCGTATCGCAGTGGTGAATTTCACCGATGACGTGCGCGTGTTCGCCGGCGCGCTGACCGGTCGCCGCGACTGGCCGGTGCAGGCGGCCGAGAAGATTGGCTGCGCGCGCCTCGTGAATACGCTGGCTCACCGCGAGCTCGAACTGGTCGAGGTCGAAGAGGACGCGGTGCGGCCGCGCCTGTTCTGCCGCACCGTGCACGAAGAAAGCCACGGCGCTTTCCCCGGCTTCAACCGCGCGCGTTCCGCGGTGATCGAGGCGGCCATCCTGGTGAGCAGGCTGCACATGCTGCCGATCGACAAGATCGACGCCGAGCTGGCTTACCTGAAGATCGCCATCGACAAGACCGCCGGCCCGGCCGAGCTCGAAGCCTGGGGCTGGCTGGTCGAACGCATAGCCGCGCATCGCGCCGGAGCGCAGGCGTGATCCGCATGCTGGCCAGCGTGCGCGACCTCGACGAGGCGCGCATCGTGTTCGACGCCGGGGTCGACCTGATCGACCTCAAGCAGCCGGCCGATGGCGCGCTCGGCGCGCTGCCGCCCGCGGTGATCCGCGACGTCGTCGCCTTCGTCGCCGGACGTGTGCTCAC encodes:
- the epsA gene encoding XrtB/PEP-CTERM-associated transcriptional regulator EpsA, whose protein sequence is MTDPLAQDQIDVQLLLFTIETSIRVVKRFQFFLWAQGSLQTFLPHETLLCACGDIERGDYRASVFSRSVLSPEYESRLIDPASGLMARLLDDWRAGAREPLAYGGGVRGRSGAAALRTLGLQHALAHGCREARGEQSTFFALLGMPDAPTDQDARRIELLMPNLHLALLRITEFERREGAERANGRYNSPLTLSARELQVLDWVREGKTNHEIGQILDISPLTVKNHIQKILRKLDVTNRAQAVARLAALRAHEAGRDLAGES
- a CDS encoding ankyrin repeat domain-containing protein, whose protein sequence is MMNTLKMAVCALLACAGVAGAQELPPEWQGVIAEPARPRAAVPTTAIEYADMRRTGDDAGPRDYRSADYAMLSAARRGDWAAVNRLLKSGAAANVRDVWGDSVLARAAAAGETETVRALITAGAHVDRKGASGFTPLGAAALAGHHKVVALLLRAGADVDAKSANGHVPLIDAVMLDRDEVVAELVRARPDWLFYERELGRHALSLAASLGHVRVLDQLLAAGFDPNLPDRAGFSALYWAVFRKQRLAVAHLLASGADPGAMSTEIYD
- a CDS encoding sigma-54-dependent Fis family transcriptional regulator — encoded protein: MVSSNQVAEHVRSVHAIISRPQRPSGHELVARSWLRCFHELGLDPAAEDAPPPLAPQAWRERGDKLGEVMDSAVPEMQTLHRQLDDPNSALVLADAEGVIVSIVRHPGFAREASLRGLVEGARWSEDIQGTNGIGTVLAERHSLVISREEHFFARHTDMVCAAAPIYDGVGEVAAVLAVCSLAPGGARALRALVERSARVIEHRAFRSRHATDYIIRFHAHAGRVLTAVDGMLALTPEGEVIEANHTAFELLSPEGEALLGREVTEFFGQSLPELLSRTFRSGFHPLTLSMPQHQTWHLLAQQPARNRAQAGTRGTDSASAAQALAELDLGDLRMAGNVHSAMRILDRDIPLLISGETGTGKEVFARAFHASSQRARGPFVAINCASLPEALIESELFGYKQGAFTGANRDGRRGKVLQADGGTLFLDEIGDMPLQLQARLLRVLEERKVTPLGGENAVPVDLQLVCATHRDLRAMVREGSFREDLYYRLRGMEVTLPALRDRTDRRALIERCLSEESAGRHPPIRLGQAAMQVLDRFRWPGNIRQMRYVLRTLVALCDGPEITLRDMPSELMDAPEPMPAVAPAAHPTDTAGEPVHSTPSNLNPLQSAERDALLSELRRHRWNIAGLARELGVSRNTVYRKMKRLDIDTDTQAGDGY
- a CDS encoding YVTN family beta-propeller repeat protein — its product is MQFKSAMRGLISAALFSMMAGAGLVQAAGTAYVSNQDGGISIIDLAKMEVTGEYEVGGKVPRGLGVTDDGKTLVVAVRETGDIALIDTASGKVTKRVKIGKNPEFVRVRGNMAFVSFEPTSKLGPPPKPGAEKKDDDKKEGGKEGAHGHDDDDDDDREPAKVAVIDLKKGKVIRNIVGGPETEGIEFTADGKRLVVTNEADNTLTLHDIKTGKMLKKVEVEKHGARPRGIKLSPDGKTFIATLEFGNNFLVLDDKLNPVKTVATGQTPYGVAFDAKGERLFVATARAKALEVFDAKTFTKIKDIPLNAERCWHFTFTPDEKQILVACGRSDAVVIIDAQKLEVTGKIEDKKLPWGVVTYPRAMGSLDQN
- the prfB gene encoding peptide chain release factor 2 (programmed frameshift), with the protein product MEAERLNAIANHLTDLQSRAGELRRYLDYDAKASRLEEVERALEDPTVWNDTARAQELGKEKHGLEAVVRTLESIDARLADTSDLFELAREEADEDTVVAIEADKEKIEADVAGLEFRRMFNNPQDPSNCFLEIQAGAGGTEAQDWASMLLRMYVKYCERKGFGVEVLEESEGEVAGIKSATLKISAEYAYGTLRTETGIHRLVRKSPFDSGARRHTSFSSVFVYPEVDDSIEVDINPADLRVDTFRASGAGGQHINKTDSAIRITHVPTGIVVQCQNDRSQHKNRAEAMAMLKSRLYEAELRKRQAAQQALEDTKSDIGWGHQIRSYVLDQSRIKDLRTNHEVGNTQSVLDGDLDGFIQASLKQGV
- a CDS encoding alpha/beta fold hydrolase; its protein translation is MLLPDRRRLAWAEYGDPFGYPVILCHGVPGSRRQVPPFDALTSERHARLIVPDRAGYGLSDSAPGWGLAQWRQDVGALVDHLKLGDFAVGGVSGGAPFACALVAEFGERVSRLVLVSGVAPGYGASADALKLHPFEAVMVRLAVRAPRLARLLIEPLAVVAALWPRTYLSAMCRLVSEADRAELARADIHDMFFDDLPSAARQGAAAIVRDLAIAASDWQLALQDYPGTVEIVQGCDDHIVPADCASRLAFLFPQASVRLLAGEGHFFVFSRWSEILAALMARRWRHEQAVQMPLPHTPVPSSPR